A window of the Peromyscus leucopus breed LL Stock chromosome 22, UCI_PerLeu_2.1, whole genome shotgun sequence genome harbors these coding sequences:
- the LOC119086454 gene encoding uncharacterized protein LOC119086454 has translation MLTPELHLQGMKPELVNCGSKLKGVKSEPTYVQTVKDTGINHGAESQFVGFSKQASDSKVYRVVPSELNARSQKRDRKSHKLSQKQQLQKIKQKAFRDEPHLQHIKSSELCTKLQDLKSMEFNSEQQLQDVMSSVLGLGISPQSLDVNLGPHLQETKSFEVCTETKLPDEPSQEFKHKPTLQGMKFSELNSGTGIQREMSIIVNKGQPVQDLKFESTPGSNIIDVAPVEYNLGPQVQSVIFSELNPGLKLQCINPAKLSSGPQWQNVKSFELNPGPESQCPKSVLLKFGPPFQDVMSSHLMVGAEFQEIPFLKNQLGSWLQTAHPVFTLRPPSNGVKSVGVSPTPLPEDRMSPEMSKQPLLCLTNSVKVTPGCSRQDLRSKEFSPEPCFQKVKSVKLKPGSPTPSVNPLEFAPCHCSQRTKTSFALKPCVHERESMQLRLGSRQQSMDCQQFPLNEKPVVSTPESTGNFLAGPALSSVKFSNLIPESQQQCMKLTEFTSEPKWQSVNHVKLSSVSLPQTGTSVGSSRRPFLQNVTPGNQNPQTRDQIIESSQVIYKPGHQLEDCAEKMSRQVSKLVDFISLPVSQDAEFSEMKKSWNIKAQKQQRNL, from the exons ATGTTAACACCAGAATTACATCTTCAAGGTATGAAACCTGAGTTGGTCAACTGTGGATCAAAGTTGAAAGGTGTGAAGTCTGAGCCCACATATGTCCAGACAGTAAAGGATACAGGGATCAATCATGGTGCTGAATCACAGTTTGTGGGATTCTCTAAGCAGGCCTCAGACTCGAAGGTTTATAGAGTGGTGCCTTCTGAACTCAATGCCAGAAGCCAGAAGCGAGATCGGAAGTCTCACAAATTAAGTCAAAAGcaacaacttcaaaaaataaaacaaaaagcgtTCAGGGATGAGCCACACTTGCAACATATCAAGTCATCAGAATTATGTACAAAGCTTCAAGACCTGAAATCTATGGAATTCAATTCAGAGCAACAGTTGCAAGATGTGATGTCCTCTGTGTTGGGTCTGGGAATAAGTCCTCAGTCTTTAGATGTCAACCTTGGGCCACATTTGCAAGAGACAAAATCTTTTGAGGTGTGTACAGAAACCAAGCTGCCAGATGAGCCGTCTCAGGAATTCAAGCATAAGCCTACATTGCAAG GTATGAAGTTTTCTGAGTTGAACTCAGGGACAGGAATTCAAAGAGAGATGTCTATAATAGTTAACAAAGGACAACCTGTGCAAGACCTGAAGTTTGAATCAACTCCAGGGTCAAATATTATAGATGTAGCACCTGTAGAATACAACCTTGGGCCACAGGTACAGAGTGTGATTTTTTCTGAATTGAATCCAGGATTAAAATTACAATGTATAAATCCAGCAAAGCTTAGTTCAGGGCCACAGTGGCAAAACGTGAAGTCCTTTGAGTTGAACCCTGGACCAGAATCTCAATGTCCAAAGTCTGTTCTGTTGAAATTTGGACCACCTTTCCAAGATGTGATGTCATCTCACTTAATGGTAGGGGCAGAGTTTCAAGAGATCCCGTTTTTGAAGAACCAACTTGGGTCGTGGCTGCAAACTGCACATCCTGTGTTCACTTTGAGGCCTCCGTCAAATGGTGTGAAATCTGTGGGAGTTTCACCAACCCCACTGCCTGAAGATAGAATGTCTCCAGAGATGAGCAAACAGCCATTGCTTTGTTTGACAAATTCTGTAAAAGTGACACCTGGCTGCAGTCGGCAGGACTTGAGAAGTAAGGAATTTTCACCAGAACCTTGTTTTCAAAAAGTTAaatctgtgaagttgaagccagGCTCACCAACTCCAAGTGTGAACCCTTTAGAGTTTGCTCCATGCCACTGTTCTCAACGTACTAAGACTTCCTTTGCACTGAAGCCATGTGTTCATGAAAGAGAGTCTATGCAGCTGAGACTAGGCTCCCGACAGCAAAGCATGGATTGCCAACAGTTTCCTTTAAATGAGAAACCAGTGGTATCAACACCAGAGTCCACTGGGAACTTCTTAGCAGGACCAGCACTGTCTAGTGTCAAATTTTCAAATTTGATTCCAGAATCACAGCAACAATGTATGAAATTGACGGAATTTACTTCAGAGCCAAAGTGGCAAAGTGTAAACCATGTGAAATTGTCATCGGTGTCTCTGCCACAAACTGGAACCTCTGTGGGGTCATCACGAAGACCATTCCTTCAAAATGTGACACCTGGGAACCAAAATCCCCAAACACGTGATCAAATCATAGAATCCTCTCAAGTGATATATAAACCAGGGCACCAGTTAGAGGACTGTGCTGAGAAGATGAGTCGCCAAGTCTCTAAATTGGTGGATTTTATTTCCCTACCAGTTTCTCAAGATGCAGagttttcagaaatgaaaaagagtTGGAACATAAAAGcccagaaacaacagagaaatcTATGA